In Portunus trituberculatus isolate SZX2019 chromosome 24, ASM1759143v1, whole genome shotgun sequence, a single genomic region encodes these proteins:
- the LOC123508464 gene encoding merozoite surface protein CMZ-8-like yields the protein MQSHLAPPCASLRPSPSLLVPPRPSTPASPIPALPSPCSGYSSPRSPPRLPPHTSQPFSDPPRNAPHRPEPPASSRRGRYQPLSSPCHGSGHDIVKLSTQFYEARISCYFLTNASLSTGFLILLTCMCPWLPPQLSLHDIVKLVTQFYEDQLLLPHKCWLLASLCTY from the exons ATGCAGAGTCACTTAGCTCCTCCTTGTGCTTCTCTCCGCCCCTCCCCGTCTCTCCTCGTCCCTCCACGCCCCTCCACGCCTGCCTCACCCATCCcagccctcccctctccctgttcCGGCTATTCTTCACCCCGTTCCCCTCCTAGACTACCGCCCCACACCTCTCAACCCTTCTCGGACCCGCCTCGCAACGCCCCGCACCGCCCCGAGCCACCTGCCAGCTCCAGGCGCGGCCGCTACCAGCCACTCTCCTCTCC CTGTCATGGCTCGGGACACGATATAGTGAAGCTCAGTACACAGTTTTATGAGGCCAGAATCAGCTGTTACTTCCTCACAAATGCTTCTTTATCTACTGGCTTCCTTATCCTGCTGACGTGTATGTGTCCCTGGCTACCCCCACAGCTGTCATTGCACGATATAGTGAAGCTTGTTACACAGTTTTATGAGGATCAGCTGTTACTTCCTCACAAATGCTGGCTGCTGGCTTCCTTATGTACTTACTGA